A region of Sulfitobacter faviae DNA encodes the following proteins:
- a CDS encoding protein meaA — protein sequence MTQPQKDRPWLIRTYAGHSTAAASNALYRSNLERGQTGLSVAFDLPTQTGYDSDHVLSRGEVGKVGVPVNHLGDMRALFDGIPLEQMNTSMTTNATAPWLLALYIAVAEEQGADVSKLQGTVQNDLIKEYLSRGTYICPPAPSLKMIADVAEFCYTNVPKWNPMNVCSYHLQEAGATPEQELAFALATATAVLDALKPRVPAEDFPKLVGRISFFVNAGIRFVTEMCKMRAFVDLWDEICRARYGVEDPKFRRFRYGVQVNSLGLTEQQPENNVYRILIEMLAVTLSKKARARAVQLPAWNEALGLPRPWDQQWSMRMQQIMAHETDLLEFDDLFDGNPAVDAKVELLKEGARAELANLDGMGGAISAIDYMKGRLVESNADRLRRIESGETVVVGVNKWQQGAPSPLMTGAGDIMQSDPGAEADQLARLDAWRSARDAGAVKQALADLRAAAQGSENIMPASIAAAKAGVTTGEWAAQMRAVHGEYRGPTGVSAGQSNKTEGLDDLRDAVDAVSDRLGRRLKFLVGKPGLDGHSNGAEQIAVRARDCGMDISYEGIRLTPAEIVEAAQTEAAHVVGLSILSGSHVPLVEDLMKRMAEAGLTHIPVIVGGIIPEADATRLRAAGVAQVYTPKDFELNVIMQDIITLADPKAVAAE from the coding sequence ATGACCCAACCGCAGAAAGACCGCCCCTGGCTCATTCGCACCTATGCGGGCCACTCCACCGCCGCCGCGTCCAACGCGCTTTACCGCTCGAACCTCGAGCGCGGGCAGACCGGGCTTTCCGTGGCCTTCGACCTGCCGACCCAAACCGGCTATGACAGCGACCATGTGCTCAGCCGTGGCGAGGTGGGCAAAGTAGGCGTGCCGGTGAACCACCTCGGCGATATGCGCGCGCTGTTTGACGGCATCCCGCTGGAACAGATGAACACCTCGATGACGACCAACGCCACCGCCCCTTGGCTGCTGGCGCTCTATATCGCGGTGGCCGAGGAACAGGGCGCGGATGTCTCAAAGCTGCAAGGCACGGTGCAAAACGACCTGATCAAGGAATACCTCAGCCGCGGCACCTACATCTGCCCGCCCGCGCCATCGCTCAAGATGATCGCGGATGTGGCCGAATTCTGCTATACGAATGTCCCGAAATGGAACCCGATGAACGTCTGTTCCTACCACCTGCAAGAGGCAGGCGCGACGCCGGAACAGGAATTGGCATTCGCTCTGGCCACCGCCACTGCTGTGCTCGACGCGCTGAAACCCCGCGTCCCGGCAGAGGATTTCCCGAAATTGGTGGGCCGCATTTCCTTCTTCGTGAACGCAGGCATCCGTTTCGTCACCGAGATGTGCAAAATGCGCGCCTTTGTAGACCTTTGGGACGAGATTTGCCGCGCGCGCTATGGGGTTGAAGACCCAAAATTCCGTCGTTTCCGCTATGGGGTGCAGGTCAATTCGCTGGGGCTGACCGAACAACAGCCCGAGAATAACGTCTACCGTATTCTCATCGAAATGCTGGCCGTGACCCTGTCGAAAAAAGCCCGCGCCCGCGCCGTGCAATTGCCCGCATGGAACGAAGCTCTCGGCCTGCCCCGCCCCTGGGATCAACAATGGTCGATGCGGATGCAGCAGATCATGGCCCATGAAACGGATCTTTTGGAATTCGACGATCTATTCGACGGCAACCCGGCGGTCGATGCCAAGGTCGAATTGCTGAAAGAAGGCGCGCGGGCCGAATTGGCGAATCTCGACGGGATGGGCGGCGCGATTTCCGCGATCGATTACATGAAAGGACGTTTGGTCGAAAGCAATGCCGACCGGCTGCGGCGTATCGAAAGCGGCGAAACCGTCGTGGTGGGCGTCAATAAATGGCAGCAAGGCGCGCCCTCGCCCCTGATGACCGGCGCGGGCGATATCATGCAATCCGACCCCGGCGCCGAGGCCGACCAGCTCGCACGGCTCGACGCATGGCGCAGCGCGCGCGACGCGGGTGCCGTGAAACAGGCGCTGGCCGATCTGCGCGCCGCGGCGCAGGGGAGCGAGAACATCATGCCCGCCTCCATCGCCGCCGCGAAAGCCGGGGTGACGACCGGCGAATGGGCCGCGCAGATGCGCGCCGTTCACGGGGAATATCGTGGCCCCACAGGGGTTTCCGCAGGCCAGTCTAACAAGACCGAAGGTTTGGACGACCTGCGCGATGCGGTAGACGCGGTCAGCGACAGATTGGGCCGCAGGCTGAAATTCCTCGTCGGCAAACCAGGGCTCGACGGCCACTCAAACGGGGCGGAACAGATCGCCGTCCGCGCCCGCGATTGCGGCATGGACATCAGCTATGAAGGCATCCGTCTGACCCCTGCGGAGATCGTCGAAGCAGCACAAACGGAAGCCGCCCATGTGGTCGGCCTGTCGATCCTCTCGGGTTCTCACGTGCCCTTGGTCGAAGACCTAATGAAACGCATGGCCGAGGCCGGGTTGACCCATATTCCCGTCATCGTCGGCGGCATCATTCCCGAGGCCGACGCCACCCGTTTGCGCGCCGCCGGGGTGGCGCAGGTCTATACGCCGAAGGACTTCGAATTGAACGTCATCATGCAGGATATTATTACGCTTGCCGATCCCAAAGCGGTGGCGGCGGAATAG